Below is a genomic region from Oryzias melastigma strain HK-1 linkage group LG7, ASM292280v2, whole genome shotgun sequence.
ACCAGCGAAAGAAGGATAACTTGGGAAGAGGCAATGTTCGGCCCTTTCCGCATAACATCAGTGGAGCGGCCTGCGACAAGGTAAACAACttaaattccttttttgtctttgcaaaGTCAGAATAACTTTACATTCTGATGGATTTATATTTATcctccattattttttttcttttttccatacTATTTTCTACAGTGTGACACTCAGATAAACGGAGGGGACATTGTAGTTTTTGCTGCCAGGGCAGGGCATGGAAAATGCTGGCATCCCCATTGCTTTGTCTGCTGCACATGTGAGGAACTGTTAGTGGACCTTATATACTTCCACCAGGATGGCAAGATCTATTGTGGCCGGCATCATGCGGAGAAGCTGAAACCTCGCTGCTGCGCCTGTGATGAGGTACGTCTGTCCAGGCCTGGAGCTCTTCATGGTTGGACATGGCTGGATAGTTCAGTGAatattttgtggtttaaaagtggtaGTTAATGGAAAATCAGTTCATGGACTATGATATTAGCTTGTAAACAGCATAGCTcctatttgttacattttgtaTTGTTAAAATCCAAAGTTCTTCCTTAATCAAATCTTTACTTGTTGATAAAGTCAAAGACCATTTGAAATGCATTTAGCACTGACTCAAAAGAACATCCTTTCAAATTCACTGCAGGAGGTTCTTCTGAAAGTCCCTCCATgacaattgttttattaaaaaaaacgttcccagtagtgtttttattatgataattaagtttttaaccaaaatcccacaatgtaaatgtcttaaaaagccatttttcatgttgatctgaagcctctgtttccaaaatctcctctaaggGGGCGCGGCTTTTGGAGCTTCGCTGAgttgctccgcccctgatccccccctgtctgattaagacagctctgtgtcttgctagcgtgaatcttcactgctgcttcataaaaatgtcaagcaatatctATAATTTCCAGCCGTAtcgttttgagccagatgtcagctcagacgaggaagcgAAGAGCTTCATGGACCAAACTTACTCCAGAAGCCtgtttctttctccttccagttctcTTAGCTAATTATTGAATGTTTAATGATGTTGCTATGACCAATACATTCAGTCCATTGGTTTCTCAAAGCAGAGTCCTTGGAAAAAttatgaaagctaacatcaaaactgtctttctttgatttacaatcctttacaactgcgcTCAAATGAGCCGCCATTCACATTTCAATGGTTCCATCAGAaatttccagcgttctcagtcctgcaaccataagtattgtatgaaactcatgattttcaagtatttgttttttttattctgggaTTCAACATATTTGAATgatttgaacaggaaatatggacaaattaaaatttctCCCCTACCCCCATATTTAGCCCTCTAAATTGAGAGTTATGGAATAATAGTGGCTATGACCAAATTCCCACCCAAATccctaactattaaaaaacgataaagtgcaggactatctagtgcaaagttaaaatctaatcaatacgagcATAATACGTTCACAATACGAGAATAAGTCTATTTATGAccccactgtgttctgatgacaaaaatgtgaaaagtttttttaaaaacaggttttttttggcaaaaattgttcaaacgcaatgcattgtggtctatattctccAATgaagtgagcattgatgcacactcttttttttgcaaagacttctgggaaatttctactCCATTCACTCGATTTTGAATTGTAGTTttggacagctctacaaaatgtaGATCGCACAATATCATGACTAGTATAGGAATTCAGACACGGTGATAGTGTCTTCTACTTCGGAcatcactcccactcgatgatgtcatcaatagttgccggtcatctacgttagcacgTAGCTGCCAGTGGTCGGAAAATACATAATAACATCAGTTTTGTAACTTTGAAAAGTcgatataaaacaaaaatacattacttacattaaaatgttaacttctgtgcttcagagtacACCCacttgaagaaatgtgtttctccgaCGCTTaagtttttccttcaaaaacaattttggacaCCCCATCCCACCAAATACCCCTACAATTGGACGGGTATGGGAAGAATTCGTATTCAGCCTTGATCTCTTGTTCACCGACATGCCTCATCATGAGCACTAAAGGACACCTAAAACCGAAACACCTCCTTCCATTTCATCCCCTCCACTTCattaaatgtgttaattaaATAATCCAAGAGATCAATTTACACAGTTTAGTTTAATTCCGTTTCCCCTTTAGAAAAAGAGATCTATTTTAGGAAAATCATTTGAAACTGTCACATGCACTATGTCCGCTGACGGTTTTAATGTCTGGATCCAACAGATTATCTTTGCTGATGAATGCACCGAGGCTGAAGGAAGGCACTGGCACATGAAGCACTTCTGCTGCTATGAGTGTGAGACCACTCTCGGGGGCCAGCGCTACATCATGAAGGACGGCCGTCCACACTGCTGCAACTGCTTCGAGTCTCTCTACGCAGAGTACTGTGATGCATGTGGAGAACACATAGGTATAGCCCTGTTTATGAGTTTTTCTTGATAACACAAGTGGACCAACAAACTACACAAATGTTACCAAACACTTTATTTTCCATTAACCTTGTATAAGACCTCAAACAGCCGCTCCATGCTAGTGTGGCTGTGACCAGCTTTGAGACTTGTATGCCACAGCTGCAGGGAGGCGGTGCAGTGTAGTGAGAAGTGGATGATTATTATCATCTCAAGCTCCAGTAGCAGTGGATGAATATGTTTTAGAGGGTTCTCCCAGATGGGAGCTGTGTAAGAGCTTGAGAACAAAGCTGGTTAAATTAAGTTATGTTGTTTCATAAATGATGTGACCATATATGGGCATAGTTTTACATTGGTGTTTTGCATaaatctcaaaaaaacaaaaataaaactttgtataTAATTTTCTATAGATTTTACTGCAGCAATTTCTGCTTTTCCCTTGTAATGAAATATAGAAAAATGACTCTACCTTTGTGCCAAAGGTATTGACCAAGGCCAGATGACATATGATGGGCAACACTGGCATGCAACTGAGGAATGCTTTTGCTGTGTCCGTTGCAAACGCTCCCTGCTGGGGCGTCCCTTCCTGCCCAAGCAGGGACAGATCTTCTGCTCTCGCTCCTGCAGTGCTGGACAGGTAAGTGAACAAAAAACTTGATCCGGCTCCTTTAATAACTGGGTATTTCAGTTGAACTAGATAATTGACTTTCGAATTGTTGTGTCGTTGAAATCAATCAGGATCCAGAGGAGTCTGACTCCTCAGACTCCGCTTTCCAGAGTGCTCGGTCCCGTGAGTCTCGCCACAGTACAAAGGTTGGGAAGAAAGAGCGTAAGAATGCTGAACAGGAGCGCCGAAACGGCGAAGCTCGCCAAAATCCACCTCCACCTTTGCCAGATCGTCTTTCTGCTGAAATCGATCCCCTTTCAGTTCAGATGGATCGACTAAGCCTTTCTTCAAGCCAGACTCCAAGCAGGACGCCCAACCGCACACCAAGTCGCACTCCAAGTCGTGCCCCCAGCCTTAATCAGGTATGGATGAGCAGAGATGAACCCTACATCCCTCCCAACTACGAGGGCCCACAGAGGGATCCCTCCCCCACTTCAGCGCCGATACATCTCTTGGGTCAGTGTAATCCCAGGCAAGGATACAATCTCAACACAAATGCGGCTGGCCAAAATCCTCCCAACCAAGGGAAGAGGCCTGATTCTTGGGGTAAAGAGCAGGGTAATGCTAAGAGGACCCCTATGGCTGCCCTGAGAGGGCACTCCTTCAATGAAAACTGGATCCAACACAGCCAAGATGACTTCCGACCCAAAAAGCTCCGTACCCAGATGAGCTTCAATGAAATGTCTAGCCAGAACCAAGGCTTCTCTGACAAGAGGAGTATCAGTCTGCATGGATTCCAGAGAAACGGTAGACCCCCACTGACCAGGAGGAACCACATCACTGCCATGAGCTTTAACGAGCCCCTCACTCCTCTAGAGCAGACCCCTCGAGGATCCATGGACTCGCTCACAATGTCCAATGCTACAGGTAAGAAGTTCTCCAgcatttttcaaactaaagtgACATgacaaaacatataaaatatttgatttctcATAGCAGGAAACTCTCTGGATGGAGTAACTAAGCGCCAGGAACATCTGTCGAGGTTCTCCATGCCTGACCTGAGCAAGGACTCTGGTGTTAATGTGTCAGAAAAAAGCAACATGGGGACCCTCAGCTCCTCAGTCCAGTTCCACAGCACCGAGTCCCTGTCGTCCTCTCGTCCGTATAACAACAACATGTACACTCCACAAAGAGTTGGCTACCCTCAACAGTACTGGGACGGCCCACAACAACTCAGCTTTGATGGAAAAGGACGAGTTGGAGTGATGGGTAGCAGTGGTAACCTACGGATGACCCCCATGAGCGACAGAATGCCCCGCCGCCGCATAAACGGGCAAGAACCTGCATCTCAGCCGCAGCAGCCACAACCAAGGCACCGTAAACACCATCGCGGAAGCAACGGGCAGCACCGCAGCGGTCGCCACCACAAGCGTTCTCGCCGTTCCCGCTCTGATAACGCTTTGCATCTGGTGGCCGACCGTCCCACTCAAATGGTGGAGCTTCCTTACCGCCGTGTCCAAGAGGATTATGACCGTTTCCCCGCTGGTCATGCTGCTCGAGAGTTTTTTGGTCTGGACCCTGGGGGTTACAGGCAGCAGTCCCATCGGCCTTGCCCACGTACCACTTCCGATCTTACCTTGCAAAATGCAGGCTGGCAGCCTGTGGGACTGGGTGGGCCATGTTGGGGCGATGGGTATATGGAGGCTCCTGATCCTTGGTGTTccagctgctcttcatcctccGAATCCGAGCCAGACGAGAGTTATTTCATGGGTGAACCAATTCCTCGGCCAGTTCAACTGTGTTACATCAACAACGAGGAGCTGCGTCATCGCTACAGCCCCTCTGGGA
It encodes:
- the LOC112159595 gene encoding prickle-like protein 2 isoform X1 (The sequence of the model RefSeq protein was modified relative to this genomic sequence to represent the inferred CDS: added 205 bases not found in genome assembly), translating into MFRRGSKKRDSNRSLNPAEEVERGQRCITCRDQCPGFSLHRWRKICVHCKCRREEHAVTAMPVEMEKMVTKLMYDFQRNSTSDDDSGCALEEYAWVPPGLSPEQVHQYYNSLPEEKVPYINSPGEKYRIKQLLHQLPPHDNEVRYCNALDEEEKRELILFSNQRKKDNLGRGNVRPFPHNISGAACDKCDTQINGGDIVVFAARAGHGKCWHPHCFVCCTCEELLVDLIYFHQDGKIYCGRHHAEKLKPRCCACDEIIFADECTEAEGRHWHMKHFCCYECETTLGGQRYIMKDGRPHCCNCFESLYAEYCDACGEHIGIDQGQMTYDGQHWHATEECFCCVRCKRSLLGRPFLPKQGQIFCSRSCSAGQDPEESDSSDSAFQSARSRESRHSTKVGKKERKNAEQERRNGEARQNPPPPLPDRLSAEIDPLSVQMDRLSLSSSQTPSRTPNRTPSRTPSRAPSLNQVWMSRDEPYIPPNYEGPQRDPSPTSAPIHLLGQCNPRQGYNLNTNAAGQNPPNQGKRPDSWGKEQGNAKRTPMAALRGHSFNENWIQHSQDDFRPKKLRTQMSFNEMSSQNQGFSDKRSISLHGFQRNGRPPLTRRNHITAMSFNEPLTPLEQTPRGSMDSLTMSNATAGNSLDGVTKRQEHLSRFSMPDLSKDSGVNVSEKSNMGTLSSSVQFHSTESLSSSRPYNNNMYTPQRVGYPQQYWDGPQQLSFDGKGRVGVMGSSGNLRMTPMSDRMPRRRINGQEPASQPQQPQPRHRKHHRGSNGQHRSGRHHKRSRRSRSDNALHLVADRPTQMVELPYRRVQEDYDRFPAGHAAREFFGLDPGGYRQQSHRPCPRTTSDLTLQNAGWQPVGLGGPCWGDGYMEAPDPWCSSCSSSSESEPDESYFMGEPIPRPVQLCYINNEELRHRYSPSGMASHHGPMHGPVHGQMHTRQRRKSKNCIIS
- the LOC112159595 gene encoding prickle-like protein 2 isoform X2 (The sequence of the model RefSeq protein was modified relative to this genomic sequence to represent the inferred CDS: added 205 bases not found in genome assembly); protein product: MFRRGSKKRDSNRSLNPAEEVERGQRCITCRDQCPGFSLHRWRKICVHCKCRREEHAVTAMPVEMEKMVTKLMYDFQRNSTSDDDSGCALEEYAWVPPGLSPEQVHQYYNSLPEEKVPYINSPGEKYRIKQLLHQLPPHDNEVRYCNALDEEEKRELILFSNQRKKDNLGRGNVRPFPHNISGAACDKCDTQINGGDIVVFAARAGHGKCWHPHCFVCCTCEELLVDLIYFHQDGKIYCGRHHAEKLKPRCCACDEIIFADECTEAEGRHWHMKHFCCYECETTLGGQRYIMKDGRPHCCNCFESLYAEYCDACGEHIGIDQGQMTYDGQHWHATEECFCCVRCKRSLLGRPFLPKQGQIFCSRSCSAGQDPEESDSSDSAFQSARSRESRHSTKVGKKERKNAEQERRNGEARQNPPPPLPDRLSAEIDPLSVQMDRLSLSSSQTPSRTPNRTPSRTPSRAPSLNQVWMSRDEPYIPPNYEGPQRDPSPTSAPIHLLGQCNPRQGYNLNTNAAGQNPPNQGKRPDSWGKEQGNAKRTPMAALRGHSFNENWIQHSQDDFRPKKLRTQMSFNEMSSQNQGFSDKRSISLHGFQRNGRPPLTRRNHITAMSFNEPLTPLEQTPRGSMDSLTMSNATGNSLDGVTKRQEHLSRFSMPDLSKDSGVNVSEKSNMGTLSSSVQFHSTESLSSSRPYNNNMYTPQRVGYPQQYWDGPQQLSFDGKGRVGVMGSSGNLRMTPMSDRMPRRRINGQEPASQPQQPQPRHRKHHRGSNGQHRSGRHHKRSRRSRSDNALHLVADRPTQMVELPYRRVQEDYDRFPAGHAAREFFGLDPGGYRQQSHRPCPRTTSDLTLQNAGWQPVGLGGPCWGDGYMEAPDPWCSSCSSSSESEPDESYFMGEPIPRPVQLCYINNEELRHRYSPSGMASHHGPMHGPVHGQMHTRQRRKSKNCIIS